The nucleotide sequence ATGATTAATTTCGACAGTGCCAACCATCTTCTTTCGAGCAGCAAACACAGAGAACTTCCAATTCGCTCAAACGACTAATTTGGCAAGTAATAATATTTGCTGAGAGATGGTTTCCAACGGGCAAATGACAGCTCTTCGACGTAGTATCTCAGCCCAAGATATTTTCTACCTCCTGGAGGACAATACAAAAACTTATTCAGCTTAAATACACAAATTTGTCATGGAAAATCACAGTACTAGACAGCCGATCTCTACCACGCTTTCTGACCAAACCAACTGTAGATCTCTCCACAAGGAAACAGCCAAAGATCACAGCTTTCAAGCATAAATCGGTAGTAAAACGCCTCAATCGCCCCACTCCACCTTTGTCTGACCAAATTAAACACCGAAAGGAGCAAAACACTGGCAGTTGCCTTGGTAATTGCCGTCGGGTCTGCTCATCAACCCCACCTAAAAGTATTTAGAAAAGGCAAATAAATACTTCCGTGTCGGAGGCTCCAAAGTTACTGATGACCAATCAGATCTCTCACCCTTTTTCTCCTCAGCTCGTCCAAGTTCCAATCAAGTAAAGCCCGCGCCCGGTAGAGAAAGAGCCAGCATTGTTAGTTGGCACGGCAAAGCGGTGGTTGAGCTCCTTCAAGCTCTCACATAGCTGACGATTACCTGGGACTTACAAGATCCAAACTTGGGCGGGTTTTAATGTGGTGGGAGGGACGAGGGTGGGCGAGGAAGCGAAAATGTGTGATCTATGGATGCAAGAAAAGCTGTTCGGGGTTTCAAGTTGGTGGAGGCATTGAAGGCTTGTGATGTGGCCGACCCTATCAAGCCCATAAATGCGAGCTTCTCCCGTGTTGTGAGAAAGGCGGAGAGTCCTTTTCGTTCGCTGGGGTGGTCATGGGGTCTTCTCAGTTCTCTTTGAACACGAGGGATGTTTGTGGCATTTACATGACAGTAGTTGAGAGAGTACCCTAGGATTCTGGCTGCTAACCAAGGCTCGTCTCCGACTTCATTGATGTACCGAGTTGATTGATGCGGTTGAAAtgatcttgaagaattaattcttGTACACCCAGTTGGAAGTCGCTGAGCTTATCAAGAACACAATTAATTACATATTAgctcatataattaattattttatattttttaaaattattttaaaatctctatataaatatttaatctcaacAAAATCTTTCCTGCTTGATTTTTAATCCTCTAAAATTATCTTCTTAATTTTGCATAAAAATTCtaatattttacttttgtaagtataaggattctaatataatattttaatatatgaagactaagatactaaatataattaatttaaaaaataatccaaGCTCAAGCTCTTTTATAGTCTCTATTCTTTCAAATAAAGTTCTTAAGATTTTTaggaatatatataatattaaaaattaaaaaggccatatatatatattcacctaACACAAAGTTGGTACTCTTGAATTTGCACGAAAGTCACCATAACACATGGTGATTCCGATCTAAAGGGAAGAACAAGGACTCTTCTAAGATTACCGAACGCAAAATTTGTGAAACTGGAGGACATTACCCCATCAGGTTGGGCTGTGCAGAGGATCCAAGAGGGGACTCAATTGCTGTAACTTACGAGAGGGTGAGTTAAAAGAGTTTACCCGATGTTATACTTGCTTTGAGATCATTATCATCTCCAACTCATACACGGACGGAGCGACAGACTTGGAAGTGCCCATGCATATCCAAAATCAGATTTTGAACCCTGCAAAACAGATCAGGATGATGACCATAAGATCGATAACAAGATAAGAAAGAAAACGGAAGATGCAAAAGCCTGAGCTACTGCAGAGGACAGAAAGCAGCAGTACCTCTTTGTTCCAAGACTGCATTCAACTGGCTCCACGTCCATGAAGCTTCCATCTCAAACAGGCAGCCTCATGCAGCCAAATCCTTCCAACCTCGTATCCCTGAAACACAGATATCAATAGATTCCAAGCCCATGGAGCATCTCAGAGCAGTAGTTGATCCTGCAAACTTGGCATATTACTGAAATGCAAACATACAAATCCATTCCTGAAGATACAGTTTACGATCCAAACAAGGAGTTCAACTGATCAAACTCCAATACAATATTGTTAAGAGTGCCATATCACTCAATTATGCTGTTTCACATCAGTCGGACACAAAGTGAGACGTAGATATAATTAAGTTTTATCATAAGCAAACAGCTGCAAGCTTCGAGTCTGATGACAGCTCTTCCAACTTAGTGACTACAGTCTCCTTATCTTATCCATCAAATAATTTGTCCTGAATTTCCCTGTTCACCACATCTTTCTTCCTTCGCTGAGAAACCTTTATCATCTGAGTTATTTTATCTCATTTCAGCCAGCTATGTCTCACACTGTTCACCTGAATCTGTTCGGCAGCTCCTGAGATATAAATACAAATCTTTTAAGAAAATCTGAAGGAAACTAAGTAAATGCTAATGTTTAagcaaaatagaaaaatataacaAACCCCTCATATAGTTTTTGAGACGTGAAATCCCCGAGAGCAAGTTCGATCATAGGCGGGGCCAGCACAGGCTCCCCCTGGACCGAATCCAGTGAACGGTTGGCTGATTGCTATTCAGAATCTTCATCAAATTCCTCATCTGACAGCTCATCAAAAGCTCTCAAGTCAAGCTGATAACGAAGAATTCCACCAATGCCACCAAAGCCTCTACAAAATTGAGACCCCTCTTGTGATTTATTAGTAACAAATTCAAGGGTACATCCAAAACGCTTGTATTCATTTGCAAACCACTCCAGCAAAGAAATTTTCTCCTGCACCTCCAGCTCTGCAGAGGTAGCAGAATCCAGAAAGTTATTCTGATCTGTTTCTTGATCCTTCCTCAAATGCTTTATGATGGTCTCCCCACTAGTACTATGCTTAAGGACATATCTGTTTATATCCAAATTCTCCCACACAATTAAGGTCTCAACAGCACCCATCTCAAGAGCTTTCAAGGTGTCTTCCACACCAAAAACATACTTCCCAGTGTCTTGACTTATTTCCTCAAAATACTTACCTATCAATTTTTTTTCCTGTATGAACTTGACATTTGACAGAATCTCAGCAGATAGTTCAATGGCTTGGTTAAAACCGTTTTCACCACCATAAGAGACATCAACCACATTAAGAATTTTAGCCTGTAATCGTTGATCAAACATGTCAGATTGGCTCAACTCTGTTTTAAAATCGGCAGATCCAGCCAAAATCAATCCAGCAACATTAGGCTGACTTGTGGCAGGGTTGATAAAAAATTGTGTTGCAAGCTCGGCAGTCTTGCGGACGTAGTTATGGCGCTTCTCCATCCGAAGGCGAGCAAATCGCAATGCTGATTGCCCTCCTCTCCCATGCTTTTTTGGAAGGTCAACTGTGAACTTGTGAAGCACCTCACGTGTATTTCCACTTAAAGTGCCAAAAAGAGTGCCATTGCCATCCATTACTATGAAACCAAACTTGTCATCAGATTCCAAAAGCTCATTTAATGCCTCTGTATGGAACTTGTTATCACAGAGATAAAGAGATGCATTGATGGGCTTGAACGGCTCAAAATCTATTGTGaccttcttttcttttccatcCTCGGTAACAATTGTTCCTGTGTATAAAACTAGTCCATTTGGAGGAACCTTGTTGTAAAGCTTCAGTCTCTGCTGAGCAGAAGTGATTGCACCTAGGACAGATTGCCGATTGACTCTACTTTTGATATTCGAAGCAGTTCCGTATTCATCACCTAGCATCTTAGTGACTCGAGAAACTTGATCACGAGGTGGCATAATTAGAGAGATCATGCTAGTGCCATTACCTCTAGCTTCTTCCAGAGCCCGGATTAATTTCTTGACCTTCCAGATCTCAATGTTCTTATCTGTTTCAGCCATTTCAATGAATCTAACACAAGAAATAGCTTAGGTAGATCTACCTGAAAAGAatgaatatatgtacatatatattaaatttacatGGAAAGTATGCAACAACTATGAACTAACTATGAACTATCAGAGGAACAAAAGGAATCCTATGTCATACGTACATACATGCCACACAGATTGAAACAGCTTAATGAAGGGATGCTGAAAACGCAATTTCATGAACAAAAATAACAGAGTGTATAGCTCTAACAACATTTAAGATTTCAACAAGCACAATAAACATCCACATTTGGTTGAGGAACAGTGACTTCTAGCGCAACCatgggtaaaaaaataatttcaaatttAGACTAGAAGTAATTGGTCTACAAGCACAGGAAAACTATAAGCTTTCCTTTCAGAAATCATGTATAGCTCTAACATGTTCAAGATTTACAGTAAACACAAGAAACATCCGCATCAGGTCCAAAAACATCGACTAGTAATCTAATCCTTAAGTAAAAAAACTAACTACAATTTTAGACTAAAGTAACTGGTCAGCAAGCATGGGAAAACCATAAGCTTCCCTTCAGAAATCAGGTAAAATGAGTTATACTTTAATCtgacaaacaaaaaaagaaagctaAATCAATAGTGTGAAAGAGGATTATATGACAATTTAAAAGTGAGAGCTTTGAACTGTAAAAGTAGCACAAGAAAAGTACAAtgataaaaaaagagagaagtaAAATGATTAACGAAAGTAAAACGCCCCCTTTTGCCACAAAACACTAGTAAAATGCACACACCTAATACCTCACGTAGACTATCCCTCATAGCTTATTACTAAAGTACAATTTCAAAAATCACATAATGATAGCGTTAGACCACAAAAGGTCGCAAAAATGAATCTTCCAGACAAAGGTGACCTAGCTATGCATCAATGAAGGAGAAAAGCCCAAAGATGAAACTCCCCTCTGGCCTTATTATAATGGGTATAATTCATTTAACCTACTGATAATAAATTACATAGGTTAAGGCATTCTCAACAATTCAAAATCCACATGCCAAATTTATTCCTAATCGTGACTTTGGGGGCAGGAAAAATTTGGCACCCACATATTGTTAGACTAACATTTGTCACATATCCACCATCTGTATGCCAATTTTACTATCTCAAACTTCCTTCATAAAAAATTTAGATATGAAATCTTGATTTCCAAAATTACATTTCGAAGTACTTATGTACCAAATTAAATTAACATCAACAAAAGATATCTATGGCATGTACGTTATTATCAAGGATAATAAAACATAAAATGTAAAATCAATTGAAAAGGACTGCTAAAGATATTACTCAATTTTCAAATACCAATTTCACGCTCAGTGGATTTGGTCATGAAA is from Musa acuminata AAA Group cultivar baxijiao chromosome BXJ3-8, Cavendish_Baxijiao_AAA, whole genome shotgun sequence and encodes:
- the LOC103993398 gene encoding eukaryotic peptide chain release factor subunit 1-3 translates to MAETDKNIEIWKVKKLIRALEEARGNGTSMISLIMPPRDQVSRVTKMLGDEYGTASNIKSRVNRQSVLGAITSAQQRLKLYNKVPPNGLVLYTGTIVTEDGKEKKVTIDFEPFKPINASLYLCDNKFHTEALNELLESDDKFGFIVMDGNGTLFGTLSGNTREVLHKFTVDLPKKHGRGGQSALRFARLRMEKRHNYVRKTAELATQFFINPATSQPNVAGLILAGSADFKTELSQSDMFDQRLQAKILNVVDVSYGGENGFNQAIELSAEILSNVKFIQEKKLIGKYFEEISQDTGKYVFGVEDTLKALEMGAVETLIVWENLDINRYVLKHSTSGETIIKHLRKDQETDQNNFLDSATSAELEVQEKISLLEWFANEYKRFGCTLEFVTNKSQEGSQFCRGFGGIGGILRYQLDLRAFDELSDEEFDEDSE